From the Tachysurus fulvidraco isolate hzauxx_2018 chromosome 21, HZAU_PFXX_2.0, whole genome shotgun sequence genome, the window TCATGGGGCCACTGTAGGTAACAAACATTACAACAACATGACATTTAAAGAAGCCCACACAGCAGTCCAAGTGAAATAATTAAGTGAAAACCTTTATGTGAATATttctaaagaaagaaaaatactgGCAAATTTTAAGTTTACTTGTAAATGCAAGTCAAGTTCAAGTATACATCAAATCCTTTACATTTAGAACTGGACACTGAAGTGAAAAAATATCTGAGGCTGAAACTAGCCAGTTAAGCTCTAggctagaggtcttcacgggtccacttagatccgaaaacccgaagTCCGACCCGACACCCGAGTGGGTTCgagtctaaaagtttcacgtgtgcctcgaacacgggtcgggtataataatagcgacATCGGGACTCGGGTAATTTAACATGAATTTGTTTTTACcaaacggacccgagaagacccgaactactggatatcgtgtgtgtgcatcgagtccttttccaacctctcctctgtttgccaagaccgcttgcgacatgtggctggcggtaagctaatttttgttgaaacagacctgtcaatcaattttactttagtgtagagttatgcaacatttgGGTCCAGTcgagttataaaaaaaaagccaacgaTTCGGGTCGGACTCATGTctattttttcgggtttgtctcgggtctttctcagaaaaaaataaaacaaaaaaatgcacgtcgggttcgggtaaaaggTGATTCGGGtcaggtacatttctttagacccgagaagacctctactctaGGCATCATAGGAAGCAGGTTATATAATCACGATCACCCCAGGACAATatggggggggaaaaaacaaacaaacaaaaaacatttttatggaaagaaaaaaaaagtttaatagaCTACATTGAAAGAGCactgtggacacctgaccataaAATCCACATGATCCCCATAATTTTGCCATAGAGTGCTGTAACAGTACACAATATACTGGAATTACATTGCACAAAAACTTTTCAGCAAgccaatgcccctgtgcacaaagccagGTCCATGAAGTTATGTTTCGCCAATATTGAACAGTGTCTCCCAACCCAACATCATTGCCTGACCTAATGCTAtggctgaatgaacaaatccccacagccatgctagtcatcttaaaaaaaaaaaaaaaaaaaaaaaaaaaaaaaaaaaaaaaaggtaaactaACCATGGATCAAGAAAGTCCAGAACGATGTTATACTCATTCATGCGAGCATGCAGAAATCTCAGGTTCCAGCCTACAATGACCCCATCCAGACTGCCGAAGATTCCCTCGACCAGCCAGGGAAAGACCAGGTGAAGGTCCTGATTGGATAAGAGTCAAGTGACACATTGAGATACCCATTGTGTTTTCTGATTGCTTACAGAATTTTTCTAGCCAGTGACCCCATTTCAAATGTCTAACATTACAAACTCCTCAACTcgcctaaaaaaaaataaaaaaaaaaataaaattatatatatatatatatatatatatatatatatatatatatatatatatatatatatatatatatatatatatatatatataaaaaacggTGAGTCACAGCTCTTATGGCTGAGAACCTGTGGTGTATTTTTCCAGTGTATAATATTTCCACTGTAATGACTGGAGAGTACTTTACCTTAGCAGGATAGTCATCTATCACCTTCACCAGCTCATGACACTGCTGAAGTAGTGGCTTAGTGTTCCAGTCTGCTTTTATATTTGCCTGTTccaaataaagaataaacagaatcattttattttaaatgaacaagtGCAATTAGTACAtcaattctatatattttcaAAGGCATTTGGAAGGAAAGAGAAGGATGTGCTTCTTAATCGATGCTGCTGACAATGTGATGGAAGTGTCTCAAAACTATCAGCCTTAATGCAGGTTCAATCTAGTGTGTGTAATCATGCTGTCCATTACTGACAGGTTGTATGAATGTACAGTCTGTGCTAGGAAGAAATCAGCCCCTTGTTTGCTTCTTAATACCACAAATATGCCTTTAAGTCATTTGTTATCAGAACATATGTGGAGGCCAAAAATAATACTTAATGTTTATGTAATTTatctttgtaaataaaaatgtacatataaataGCAACTAAAAAAATAGTGTCTATATCCAGGAAAAATCTCAAGTGTGTTGATGACCTGCTGTAGTTTGAGATCTTACCAGGAGATAACTAGGCTGTTGTATGGCAGCAGGAGCAGCCATCACTCTTCACTAGTCCCACTGCACAGGGTCCCCAGTTAAACCTGAAGTAAAATGTTAAGTCacgaagcttttattgtcagttCGACCATTTATAGCTGTTGCAGTCACATTGACATGAAGCAACGCTTATTCaagatcatggtgctacatagaacatagacagagctataaggacttagtaagttagtcctaaatacataaagtgcaacctggtgcaaacagagcaggacaagacaaacaagacagtgcaggacaagacaaacaagacagaaagacagtgcaggacaagacagcaagacaaacaagacagtcaCAAGTTTTATTAGCCAGCTAACGAAGTTTACCGTCTTTTCACAATAAGGTCAATCACAACTGTATACTGCATAAACATAACAAGGTGTACATGTTTATACAACGCCTTTATACCCCGTTATACTCTTGTTAACAGCCTGTTCCTGTTATattcctgtaaacactgctacTACTAGCCGAACTCTACTCGACATGCTAGTCTTGCTAACTATCagctaataaatacacacccacGCGCACACGTTGACCGTAACAGTTAGCTTAACTTAGCTAACACACCGCACCTCAGTATTACTGACTCCAAATAAAAAGGAACTCGTGctctttttatatacacactgacGCGAAGTTTCGAAAAATACATCTCTATATACCTTACAAGGAAAATATAGAACTTCAACGGAATCCCAAAATACCGCGTCCACATTCGCAACGGTTTGAAGCTAAGACCATGACGTCACTTCCGTTAAACAAACGAAaactgtttatattatattatattttcctCTCTTGTATTGTGTATGTTCTGTTATAGTATATACTATTATAcgaatatttaccttgctttttTTATATAGGGAAAATACATTCACAAGTAAAGGCTTtaacttaaataaaacatttcttaataaaaataaaaataaaataaaaacaataaagaattaaaataaattaaaatgaaatttaaaataattgtatttataaaaacattaaataatccATAGCATTTGAAAGAAAATTGAAAAACATTTGTATGGCAGTtttttaagtgaaaaaaaaattatatatatatatatatatatatatatatatatatatatatatatatatatatatatatatatatatatatatatatatatatgtgataacaaaaatactaaaaaataaataagtcactTGTTTTTACCAGAATGCATTTATGTTCCTGACCCcatcccaaaaacatgccattaaTTTGCTTGGCTAAGATAAATGAGCTCTAATTTAGGGTTGCACATAGAGTGCATTccccaccctcacacacagagttaataaAGGAAGCTTCAGATCCACTGCATCACAGACCAGGATAAATCACTTACTGTAAGTGAGTGAGAAACTAAATCTTACATTGACAAACAAAAAGGTCCTTTTTATTCGCACCATCACTCAGGCCAAACTCACTGCAAAGCTAAATGATTTATGACTGAACACTAATCTGTgtagtttgttggtttgtttgtttgttctatatatttatttgtttgtttgtttatttccccAGTCACCACATACACTCCACACTGTCACTGaacaggacttctggtagttcccagaatatctaaatCGACTAAAGGCAGTAGagtgttttcgtatttagctcccaaactttggaatagtcttcctgatagtgttcggggctcagacacactttcccagtttaaatgtagattaaaagcTCATCtttttagtcaggtgtacacataatacatcccataaaattgtgcactattacatcagaccaaatgcacattatcatagtgcttgctaatattatcgACAGAAGCTgcgttaatccctctccactgcctctctcatcccgaggcatccagaaattgtatcAGCTCTGATTGTGCAataaagattttggacctccactgagatgaggccggctctgagaatcctgaggcatctagagatctaccaacTCCAATTAGACTTTGTgatactatagaggagatgccaactccatgtggtcttttgcatcaatacaacatttatcagactgtatatttataatcacaccctccagtgtcacccatatgaggatgggttcccctttgagtctggttcctctcaacgtCTCTtccatttaagggagtttttctttgccactgctgactgagtcacctcagacttgctcattgggaataaatacaaacacatttaaatatatctaatatttatcttgaattttgtattaaattaatatttatattattatttataataaccttttgttctaggtttatgttctgtaaaactgctttgagacaacatcAATTGTAAATACTgctaaatttgaattaaattgaattgaacacagATATTTCGCAGGCACGTGTTCTCAGTAAAACTGGACAGTTAACGAGTGTAAAAACATaacctggtctgatgaatttttatttctgctcaGATACACAGGTGCTAGCATCAGagcttttaaaatttaaattagtacattacatttaaaaaccaGGATGAGTATTACAGTGTATAGTAGAGATTTAaaaatttcaaaacaaaaaatgcatcattaaaaaaaaaagttttacctctgtgtttcttttaattgtaatttctctaacatttaaaaaaaaatgaggtaattgagaatttatattttttataaaataaatataacataaaactaataaaatattatatatatgtatagtattgtataaaataaatacaatataaataataaatgtgtttattaaaaaattcataacatttttctttttttttagattttattttgccGACATTTAATCCCTTAACACACTTACTTTCTTTTGTAAAAGTCGCTTTACGTCAGTTTTTTACGACACATACTAAACCCAAATCACCAACGAAGCTCacgtgtttatttatgttacatACATAAAAATGGTGTCTTTAGACGACTATCAGTTTTTAGAAAGCTTTAAAAGGAAACGCATCCGGCTCACGACAAAAGGCAGCACGTTTGAAGGCACCGTGCAGCGCATTAATCTGAACAAAACAGTAATATTAGAGGACGTTGTTGAGGTTCAGAGCGGCAGCCGGTTTATGGGATCTAAACTCTTCTTCGGAAAAGAAATCCTGAATGTTGAATTCGTTTCCTCAGCTAAAAAAGATGCCCTGGGTGATGAGGATCATGTTAAGGTGGACCAGCTGAGCTTGGGCGAGTTTCAGCCCTACAGGTACAAGCTGAtgggtggtggtgatgatgatgatgatgatgatgatgatgatgacgacacAAAGCAGATTGTGAATTTCGTGGTTGTAGACGAGTTCCATGAGAAGTTTGGTCCTGCAATCATACACATCCAGAAGCAGAAGGTCATCGGGATTGGACTGGATGGAGTGGGTTCTTTCCAGAATGAGAGGCTCTGCTGGTTGCAGGTAGCTGTAAAAAAACAGGTGTACCTCTTTGACATCTTGTTGCTTGGAGCTCGAGCTTTTAGAAATGGTTTATCTAAGATTCTGGAGAGCACGGACATCCTAAAGGTCATGCATGACTGCCGGAGGATCGCTGGGTGTCTGATTGTGCAGTTTGGAGTGAACTTGGTGAATGTGTTTGATACGCAGGTTGCAGATGTGATGCAGTTCTACACAGAGACAGGGGGCTTCTTGCCCACACGGGTGAGCACACTACAAGAGGTCATTACCCTTAACATGAAAATGCCTGTATCCCGCCTGTCCTCTCTGAGCATCAAAGATAAGCTCTGTATGGAAAACAAAGAAGTCTGGTATGTCCGTCCTTGTCCTGCTCCGCTCCTAAAAGTCATGGCTTTGTCAGTGATCCACCTGCAGCCTCTTCGTCTTATGCTTTTGGACATCCTCATGTCTGACTACACCAGTCTGGTAGACTCTTATCTAAAGACCGCCCAGGAAAATCCTGTACGCACAGAGAACATTGGCAAGACTGGCCTGGAGCTCCCTCAGGAGTTGCGTGAGATTGAGGTGATCCGAAGCACGAGACAGAAATGGGCTCTGGACCACTATAACATCACAGAGGATGGACTTTTGGACCGCTACAGCATCAAGCCAACTTCAGAGCCAGAGTCAGAGATTCAGGAACAGCCTGAGATGCTGGAATCCAGCCTGGATGCTGAGAAAAATGGTCCCTATTCTGCTGTAACCTCAAGATTAGGAGGAAGAAGTGTGCTGAGTGTTGAAGAGACCACTACTATGCCAAGTTTAGGGCGGGGACTTGTACTTCCTGGCCCTGTAGTACCCTTCAGAGAAAGTGCAGTACTCCAAAAAAGCCCTGCAAAGACAGGACCTATCTCCATCATGGGAGGCGTAGCTCAAAATGGGATGTGTTTACAGCCAGTCATGGGGAGAGGATTTTTTAACAGTTGTTACTAAGGAAatgaaagaggaataaaaagtTATATGCAATGAAGCTCCATGCTGATGTTCCCTCAGCTGGCTTTGTgaagttttttgtttattgtttcaaACTGTTGCTTGATTGCATgatttgaatttgtttatatgcaaaaatatttgtttgatgTTTTTACAAATGCACCATGCTAAACTGGTGGCTTAGTTCTTAGCTTCATTagcatgaaaattaaaaaaaaaaagccttaaaaGTTACTTGTTgcttgtatgattttttttttcttttcatgctcattgtttgtttcacttttttttagttCGATTAAAGATAAGTGcagaaatactttatttatttatttaaaaaaatgtaatttcatgAATGTGCCTTCTAGCCTAtgctggtttattttatttctgactgAGCTGCAGTACTGTTGTTGTGTTAGTAGAGGGCAGTGTTGcttacagaatataaaaaatgttgcAAATGCTGAGTTTAATCCGTTTAGTTAACGAGTAACTGATTAATAATTAGTGTTAAATGTTCTGTAGCTCTCGGAGGGTGATACTAATGCAGCAGGAATGTTGTAATGCCCCTGTTTTCATTACTGTACCTCATTACAATAAATGTTCAGTGTCGTGTTTAATCATGTGCCGTTCAGTCAGCGTGGACAGGCCCAGCGGTCTGCAGCTGTTAAACCGCACACTGACTGATGTTCTTCCTTTCACTAACACTGTGCGGCTGAAAAAGTCACTCCGTGATGAAGTGATCGCTGAGATGTGGCCCTGTCAGAACCTACTGTAATTTCCACCCTTTACACAACTGTGTATAAAGAGTTTAATGAAGAGGAACTACTGACTTTAATTAAAAAGACCTGAACCGAAGGCATCCATCCTTCACAAACATCTTCACAGCACATTGTTCATTTGAGCAATGAATCCATTTGCCTTTTATTCTTTTCGCAAACACTTTTATCCGAACTGCAGTCAGAGATAATAGTCCTGCTTATCCTATAGCTGTGTTCAGTGGAGGcctattcattttctataatagcAGTTCTCACAGTAGCAGAGCTGCAAATCACAGGGTTCTGTCCGGTGtcgtttatataataatataataaacagatttcaaAATATCTTATTTAACAAGGAGAAAAGCGTAATCGTTGATTTAGTGCTCTCTTCtttgatggaaggagtctctagtgtcagctctctgtaacagtctgacCAAGCTATAGCTAAAGCTATAACCAAGGAAAAAACATCctcatttatttgattatttattatgatgTATGGTTAATTTTAATGACTCCTCTGTCCTTTCTCATTTTGGACAACAAGAATATAAGACCAGCATGGGTGCAGATGCACTAAAActagacagctgaagactggACAAAGGACCAGGTGATTATTTTTTCTAATCTTTAactgtccagtttgggtgagtcCATGTGATTATGATGGGCATAGATACATGTTCTTGGCTGAAGGGTAAATCCAAGTGTGGGCTTGGTCTGTTGTTGTCGTccatttatttgatgtttagtgcatgctgagatgcttttctcttcaccatggttgtaaattGTGATTATCATGatcagtaatatatatatatatatatatatatatatatatatatatatatatatatatatatatatatatatatatacacacacacacacacacacacacacacacacacacttaccgtCCACTTTATAAGGACCACCCattgatgtaaacattacacTAGCCCATGACCTGGATCTTCatgattcttcttctttcttttttgttttgcttgaatGTACTGGTGTTCCTTATAAAGTGGacggtaagtgtgtgtgtgtgtgtgtgtgtatatatatatatatatatatatatatattactgatCATTGTGGTTTGAAATGAATAGAGATCTAGTAAAGAATGTGTAGGGGTGTTAATAAAATGTGATGAACaaacagtatgagtattaaggACCCGCATTGGTTCCACCTCTGACTTTCTGTTTCATCGAGACTGAGGTGTTTTcagttgtatgcaaaagtttaggaacccctgacaatgtCCAggattttaatttataaatatttgggtgtttggatcagcaatttcatttcgatctatcaaataactgaaacacacagtaatatttcagtagtgaaatgaggtttattgtattaacagaaaatgtgcaatatgcatcaaaacgaaatttgACAgttgcataaatttgggcacccttaccattttgttgatttaaatacctgtaactactagAACACACAATTGGTAAGCCTTGAGCCTTGAAGCCTTGAGCCTTGAAGCCTTGAACTTcagagaaaaggtatttaaggtggccaattggCAGTTGTTCTTTTTGACTCTCCTCTAAAGGGTGACAACATGGCTGGTCTGAAAACAAAgcttgttcaacattatggtttaggggaagtcTACAAACAGTTATCagagagatataagctgtcagtgacCACTGTGAGCAACATagagaggaaatggaagaccacaggcaccacagttcttgttaaggccagaagtgtcaggccacgtaaaatattggagaggcaaaggcgaaggattttgagaacggtcaaaaacagcccacagaccacctacaaagacctacaacatcaacttgctgcagatggtgtcactgtgcatcgttcaacaattcagcacactttgcacaaggtgaagctgtacaggAGAGTGATGCGAaggaagccttttctgcacacacgccatgAACGGAGTCTCTTGACTggtatgcaaacgcacatttggacaagtcaacttcattttggaataagctGCTGTGAAGTGATGAGACAAAGAAAAGAGCTTGTTACCCatggttccatcatgctgtggggctgtgaggccagtgccggtactgggaatctggttaaagttgagggtcgcatggattccactcaatatcagcagattctggAGAATAATGTTGAAGAATtagtcacaaagttgaagttctgccatatttcaacaagacaacgacccaaaacactgctcaaaatttGTTCAGGCATTTATGAAGAGGAACAATTGCAATGTTCTTcaaatatcattgaacatctgtagGGTGATTTGAAATGGGTTGTCCATGCTCGGCAagcatcaaacctaactgaactggagatgttttgtaaagaggaatggtccaaaatacattcacccagacactcattacagtcTATATGAAtcatctagaggctgttatttctgctaaaggaggctctactaaatattgatgtgatttctgttggggtgcccaaatttatgcacctttctaatttcattttgatgcatattgcgcatTTCCTGTTAATCcgataaacctcatttcactactgaaatattactgtgtccttcagttatttgatagatcgaAATGAAATTGccgatccaaacacccaaatatttacaaatgaaaatcatggaaattgtcaggggttcctaaactttgcatatgactgtatgCATGATTTTGTTTGGAATAACAGAGTTATTATATCAGATGCTAATGAGAGACACATTGAATTTAGTCCTTGTCATTTTTCCCACCCTCATATACAATACAGCGCCATTTTC encodes:
- the exd1 gene encoding piRNA biogenesis protein EXD1, which produces MVSLDDYQFLESFKRKRIRLTTKGSTFEGTVQRINLNKTVILEDVVEVQSGSRFMGSKLFFGKEILNVEFVSSAKKDALGDEDHVKVDQLSLGEFQPYRYKLMGGGDDDDDDDDDDDDTKQIVNFVVVDEFHEKFGPAIIHIQKQKVIGIGLDGVGSFQNERLCWLQVAVKKQVYLFDILLLGARAFRNGLSKILESTDILKVMHDCRRIAGCLIVQFGVNLVNVFDTQVADVMQFYTETGGFLPTRVSTLQEVITLNMKMPVSRLSSLSIKDKLCMENKEVWYVRPCPAPLLKVMALSVIHLQPLRLMLLDILMSDYTSLVDSYLKTAQENPVRTENIGKTGLELPQELREIEVIRSTRQKWALDHYNITEDGLLDRYSIKPTSEPESEIQEQPEMLESSLDAEKNGPYSAVTSRLGGRSVLSVEETTTMPSLGRGLVLPGPVVPFRESAVLQKSPAKTGPISIMGGVAQNGMCLQPVMGRGFFNSCY